From the genome of Desulfobaculum xiamenense, one region includes:
- a CDS encoding biotin--[acetyl-CoA-carboxylase] ligase: MNDSHELLLIGRETAGISEALTPDSLADMHPGWSADVAAYGPWELRDGDWRSCGWRGPATVAVCGRCSSSLDVARDLAGQGSIGPWDAVLATSQTAGRGQLRHEWSSPQGNLYAAWVLPRFAPEWDVLLPLVLGVICAETLDEFGIGAQIKWPNDLLVDGRKVGGILVEERGGILIAGLGLNIVRSPGDDAIREAWSPGAASLADFAEPPTPIRLWSALVERGKDWYNTALCGSTPREFIQTITRRMAWFGRVVRIHGTGRECTARVVGLAPDGGLVLDYGDHRDTLYSGSISPA; encoded by the coding sequence ATGAACGACAGCCATGAACTTCTTCTTATAGGTAGGGAAACTGCCGGAATCAGCGAGGCGTTGACCCCAGATTCGCTGGCGGACATGCATCCGGGCTGGAGCGCCGATGTGGCCGCGTACGGACCATGGGAGCTTCGCGATGGAGATTGGCGCTCCTGCGGATGGCGCGGCCCGGCCACTGTTGCCGTGTGCGGGCGTTGTTCCTCCAGCCTCGACGTGGCGCGTGATCTTGCCGGGCAGGGGAGCATCGGCCCGTGGGACGCGGTGCTCGCCACGAGCCAGACCGCCGGGCGCGGGCAGCTTCGCCACGAATGGTCATCCCCGCAAGGCAACCTCTACGCCGCGTGGGTGCTTCCACGCTTCGCCCCGGAGTGGGACGTGCTCCTTCCGCTGGTGCTCGGCGTCATCTGCGCCGAAACGCTCGACGAATTCGGCATCGGTGCGCAGATCAAGTGGCCTAACGATCTTCTCGTGGATGGGCGCAAGGTCGGGGGTATTCTCGTTGAGGAGCGCGGCGGCATACTCATCGCCGGGCTCGGGCTGAACATCGTCCGTTCCCCTGGCGACGACGCCATCCGCGAAGCATGGTCCCCCGGGGCGGCGAGTCTTGCCGATTTTGCGGAACCTCCGACCCCGATCCGCCTATGGTCCGCACTTGTGGAGCGGGGAAAAGATTGGTACAACACAGCGCTTTGTGGGAGCACGCCTCGGGAATTCATCCAAACCATCACTCGTCGCATGGCATGGTTTGGCCGTGTGGTCCGGATTCACGGAACCGGAAGGGAATGCACGGCCAGAGTGGTTGGTCTTGCGCCCGATGGCGGGCTTGTCCTCGATTATGGGGACCACAGGGACACCCTGTATTCCGGAAGCATTTCACCGGCTTGA
- a CDS encoding HD domain-containing protein: MKICLVGGAVRDMLMGRAISDRDYLVLDASPREFQERFPTAREVGHAFPVFIHDGREYAFPRGNGRACCDFGSSAASGAELMADLESRDLTINAIALPLPDYPRIPSASSAARMVIGHPRALSDLHNRILRPASATAMADDPLRVFRAARFAAQLPEFTIHPELAKAMFDTAENGLLEALAAERVGNELRKALRAARPGRFLRILAATGCLGSWFEEFAGAEAIPAGPPQWHSEDVLEHSAKCADAIAEDDSFPPPPADREIACWMAMVHDIGKVATPVEMLPAHHGHELRGEDMARALGQRLALPTRLIRAGAVAARHHMTAARYVELRPGTRVDLLHVLHTERVREELFAVVRADGGDDLAPLAREDLAVMLAVRLPESERDLGPESGEKLRLLRAQALAARREA; encoded by the coding sequence ATGAAGATATGCCTCGTTGGCGGAGCAGTGCGAGACATGCTGATGGGACGCGCCATTTCCGACCGCGACTATCTCGTGCTTGATGCCTCGCCCCGCGAATTTCAGGAACGCTTTCCCACGGCGCGCGAAGTGGGCCACGCCTTCCCCGTCTTCATCCACGACGGCAGGGAATACGCCTTTCCTCGCGGCAACGGCCGTGCCTGCTGCGACTTCGGCTCCAGCGCGGCCTCCGGGGCCGAACTCATGGCCGATCTCGAATCGCGCGATCTGACGATAAACGCGATCGCCCTGCCCCTGCCCGACTATCCGCGCATTCCGAGCGCCAGTTCCGCCGCGCGCATGGTCATCGGCCACCCCCGCGCGCTTTCGGACCTGCACAACCGCATCCTGCGCCCGGCATCGGCAACAGCCATGGCCGACGACCCCTTGCGCGTGTTCCGGGCGGCACGCTTCGCCGCGCAGCTTCCCGAATTCACCATCCACCCAGAGCTCGCCAAGGCCATGTTCGACACGGCGGAAAACGGTCTGTTGGAGGCTCTCGCCGCCGAACGCGTGGGCAACGAGCTACGCAAGGCGCTCCGCGCCGCAAGACCGGGACGCTTCCTGCGCATTCTGGCCGCCACCGGCTGCCTTGGCTCATGGTTTGAGGAATTCGCAGGTGCAGAGGCCATCCCCGCCGGGCCGCCCCAGTGGCACAGCGAAGATGTTCTGGAACACAGCGCAAAGTGCGCGGACGCCATCGCCGAGGACGACTCCTTCCCCCCGCCGCCAGCCGATCGTGAAATCGCCTGCTGGATGGCCATGGTCCACGACATCGGCAAGGTCGCCACGCCTGTCGAGATGCTCCCCGCCCACCACGGGCACGAACTTCGCGGTGAGGACATGGCCCGCGCCCTCGGCCAGCGCCTTGCCCTGCCCACACGCCTCATCCGGGCTGGAGCCGTTGCCGCCCGGCACCACATGACGGCGGCGCGCTATGTCGAGCTTCGCCCCGGCACTCGGGTGGATCTGCTCCACGTCCTGCATACGGAACGCGTTCGTGAGGAACTTTTCGCCGTCGTCCGGGCGGATGGAGGTGACGACCTCGCCCCCCTCGCCCGTGAGGATCTCGCCGTCATGCTTGCCGTGCGACTGCCGGAATCCGAACGCGATCTCGGCCCGGAATCCGGCGAAAAGTTGCGCCTTTTGCGGGCGCAGGCGCTTGCAGCCCGGCGCGAGGCGTAG
- a CDS encoding alpha/beta hydrolase, which translates to MQLALSLLIAMLAYMAWVYVTQERMVYFPDAVMSGTPADVGLPFEDVALTASDGVRLSAWFVPHPRARGVVLFCHGNAGNMSHRLDTLRILNSLGLSVLIFDYRGYGQSGGYVTEEGTYRDARAAWQHLTIAREIPPQRIVAWGRSLGGGVAAWLAENECPAALVLESTFTSVPDMGVLVYRWLPVCMLARIHYDTEKRLRRVECPVLVMHSPQDEVIPFEQGHRLYGAAGEPRRFVELSGRHDDAHLRSGATYTRAVDSFLRELVGM; encoded by the coding sequence ATGCAGCTCGCACTTTCCCTACTGATTGCCATGCTCGCCTACATGGCGTGGGTATACGTCACGCAGGAGCGGATGGTCTATTTCCCGGATGCCGTCATGTCCGGCACTCCGGCGGATGTCGGCCTTCCCTTCGAGGACGTGGCGCTTACTGCGTCCGACGGCGTGCGGCTGTCCGCATGGTTCGTTCCGCATCCTCGGGCGCGGGGCGTGGTGCTGTTCTGCCACGGTAACGCCGGGAACATGTCGCACCGCCTTGATACGCTACGCATCCTAAATTCCCTTGGCCTGTCGGTACTCATCTTCGATTACCGAGGCTACGGCCAAAGCGGCGGGTACGTCACCGAGGAAGGAACCTATCGCGACGCACGGGCCGCGTGGCAACATCTGACCATCGCCCGCGAGATTCCGCCGCAACGCATCGTCGCGTGGGGGCGCTCCCTCGGCGGGGGCGTGGCCGCGTGGCTGGCCGAAAACGAATGTCCCGCCGCTCTCGTGCTGGAATCGACCTTCACGTCGGTCCCCGACATGGGGGTGCTCGTCTATCGCTGGTTGCCCGTGTGCATGCTGGCCCGCATCCACTACGATACCGAAAAACGTCTGCGAAGGGTAGAGTGTCCCGTGCTTGTGATGCATAGTCCGCAAGACGAGGTCATTCCCTTCGAGCAAGGGCACAGGCTCTACGGGGCCGCCGGGGAGCCGCGGCGTTTCGTGGAGCTTTCCGGCCGTCACGACGACGCGCACCTTCGTTCCGGAGCCACCTACACGCGCGCCGTGGATTCGTTTCTTCGCGAATTGGTGGGCATGTAG
- a CDS encoding exopolyphosphatase produces the protein MRLLTRSDFDGLICAVLLNELGLIDEWKFAHPKDLQDGTIEVTSNDILANVPYVKGCGMWFDHHSSEGSRLGTDFQFEGMYKMAPSAARVIWDYYGGHEKFPESFDDMLVAVDKVDSANLTQDEILKPSGWILLGFIMDPRTGLGRFRDYRISNYRLMEDLIEYCRAMPVDKILALPDVKERVDRYLEQEKLFRQMLEDNTSLHGKCAVIDLRNQDLIYAGNRFMIYALYPQVNISIHVLWGLNRQNVVFTVGKSIIDRSSKTDVGKLMLRYGGGGHAAVGTCQVPVEQAEDRLKDIIAEINADG, from the coding sequence ATGCGACTGCTTACCAGATCCGACTTCGACGGACTGATCTGCGCCGTCCTGCTCAACGAGCTGGGTCTCATCGACGAATGGAAATTCGCCCACCCGAAGGACCTTCAGGACGGCACCATCGAAGTCACCTCGAATGATATCCTTGCCAACGTGCCCTACGTGAAGGGCTGCGGCATGTGGTTCGACCATCACTCCAGCGAGGGCAGCCGCCTCGGTACGGACTTCCAGTTCGAAGGCATGTACAAGATGGCTCCCAGCGCAGCCCGCGTCATTTGGGACTACTACGGCGGGCACGAGAAATTCCCCGAGAGCTTCGACGACATGCTCGTGGCCGTGGACAAGGTCGACAGCGCCAATCTGACGCAGGACGAAATCCTCAAACCCAGCGGGTGGATTCTCCTCGGCTTCATCATGGACCCCCGCACAGGACTCGGCCGCTTCCGCGACTACCGCATCAGCAACTACAGGCTGATGGAGGATCTCATCGAGTACTGCCGCGCCATGCCAGTGGACAAAATTCTCGCCCTGCCCGACGTGAAGGAACGCGTGGACCGCTATCTGGAGCAGGAAAAGCTCTTCCGCCAGATGCTTGAGGACAACACCTCGCTGCACGGCAAATGCGCAGTCATCGACCTGCGCAATCAGGACCTCATCTACGCGGGCAACCGGTTCATGATCTATGCCCTGTACCCGCAGGTGAACATCAGCATCCACGTACTGTGGGGCCTGAACCGCCAGAACGTCGTCTTCACCGTGGGCAAGAGCATCATCGACCGCTCATCCAAAACCGACGTCGGCAAGCTCATGCTGCGCTACGGCGGTGGCGGTCACGCTGCCGTGGGCACCTGTCAGGTTCCCGTCGAGCAGGCCGAAGACCGCCTGAAGGACATCATCGCCGAAATCAACGCCGACGGCTGA
- a CDS encoding esterase/lipase family protein, with amino-acid sequence MKTLVFLLLAALCAAIVLFACATYLIFWYETANGSDREELDRLSNGHAVAWTLRGFATALAGQCVIIATYAAGLVPRLWLPRPSDDASPHPVFLVHGLYHNPSAWLRVSRVLAREGLSRQYTFGYLSFGRNFDEVATRAKERFLKMMERHPGQRAVVVGHSLGGLVLRTFLADEDTARHIAVAVTLGTPHNGSRLASIAPGRLAKDITPDGAAIRRLNEESRPADIPCLSLSSPVDNMVLPNAALRIGVPGWEQQRTGPVSHVFMLYDRRVIRQALAFIREALAPVGTGGDKA; translated from the coding sequence ATGAAAACGCTCGTCTTCCTTTTGCTTGCCGCCCTGTGCGCCGCCATCGTCCTTTTCGCCTGCGCGACCTATCTCATCTTCTGGTACGAAACGGCCAACGGAAGTGACCGCGAGGAACTGGACCGTCTCTCGAACGGACACGCCGTAGCGTGGACCCTTCGCGGATTCGCCACCGCCCTTGCCGGGCAGTGCGTCATCATCGCGACCTACGCGGCGGGCCTCGTTCCCAGACTCTGGCTGCCGCGCCCGTCCGATGACGCCAGCCCCCATCCGGTTTTCCTTGTGCATGGGCTTTACCACAACCCTTCGGCGTGGCTGCGCGTCTCCCGCGTGCTGGCCCGTGAGGGCCTTTCGCGGCAGTACACCTTCGGTTATCTCAGTTTTGGCAGGAATTTCGATGAGGTCGCCACGCGGGCGAAGGAACGGTTTCTGAAGATGATGGAACGCCATCCCGGCCAGCGGGCGGTCGTGGTGGGGCACAGCCTTGGTGGACTCGTCTTGCGCACATTCTTGGCGGACGAGGATACGGCGCGGCACATCGCCGTGGCGGTCACCCTCGGGACGCCGCACAACGGCAGCAGACTCGCGTCCATCGCACCGGGGCGGCTCGCCAAGGACATCACGCCCGACGGTGCCGCCATCCGCCGCCTGAACGAAGAAAGCCGCCCGGCGGACATTCCCTGCCTGAGCCTCTCCTCGCCCGTGGACAACATGGTGCTGCCGAACGCCGCCCTGCGCATTGGCGTCCCCGGCTGGGAGCAGCAACGGACCGGTCCGGTCAGCCATGTCTTCATGCTTTACGACAGACGCGTCATCCGGCAGGCCCTCGCCTTTATCCGCGAAGCTCTCGCTCCCGTTGGGACAGGCGGCGATAAAGCCTGA
- a CDS encoding glycosyltransferase — MSGDLPPVRIHALLQHRGGATGIARAVFEGCVREGGDCAFSHELAEGEGDGDELVSASEVGAWVARTPGALAHVHGSLDWEACLGGLSGHAPLVVTLHDCGLLTGGCPYPLDCDQWSAGCAHCERNFPASAERRAARREAVRLARPVLVSPSRWLANMAREALPDADVRVIPNGVPWPEHLPAKVEARREIGLAPGVKLVLFAAHGGRDAAYKAGDKWEALWQRIKLAVPEAVCFMVGGEVHERRGDLFLWPYVDGETMLRFMRAADVLAYPTMADNHSLVVLEAMSMELPCVAFGVGGIPEQIVSGETGIVVAPGQWEAMESAVVRVLRDPGLGRRMGREAFERGRMRFSRERMVADHLRLYRRLSQRERELRG; from the coding sequence ATGAGCGGTGATTTGCCACCGGTGCGCATTCACGCGCTCTTGCAGCATCGCGGTGGGGCTACGGGCATCGCGCGGGCCGTGTTCGAGGGATGCGTCCGTGAAGGGGGCGATTGCGCCTTTTCCCATGAGCTTGCCGAAGGTGAGGGCGATGGCGACGAACTCGTTTCCGCATCCGAGGTTGGCGCATGGGTGGCGCGTACGCCCGGCGCACTCGCGCATGTTCATGGTTCCCTTGATTGGGAGGCGTGTCTGGGCGGTCTGTCCGGGCATGCGCCGCTGGTGGTGACGCTGCATGATTGCGGGCTGTTGACTGGCGGTTGTCCCTATCCGCTGGACTGCGACCAGTGGAGTGCCGGATGTGCCCACTGCGAGCGCAATTTCCCCGCATCCGCCGAACGCCGTGCCGCAAGGCGCGAGGCCGTGAGACTGGCACGTCCGGTGCTAGTTTCCCCCTCGCGCTGGTTGGCGAACATGGCGCGCGAGGCGTTGCCGGATGCCGATGTCCGGGTGATTCCAAACGGCGTTCCGTGGCCGGAGCATCTTCCCGCAAAGGTCGAGGCGCGGCGCGAGATTGGCCTAGCTCCCGGTGTGAAGCTGGTGCTTTTCGCCGCACACGGGGGCAGGGATGCCGCCTACAAGGCCGGTGACAAATGGGAAGCCCTCTGGCAGCGCATCAAGCTGGCGGTGCCAGAGGCCGTGTGTTTCATGGTCGGTGGCGAAGTCCACGAGAGGCGGGGTGATCTTTTCCTGTGGCCGTATGTGGACGGGGAGACGATGTTGCGCTTCATGCGCGCGGCGGATGTGCTGGCCTATCCGACCATGGCGGACAATCATTCCCTCGTGGTGCTCGAAGCCATGAGCATGGAGCTGCCGTGCGTGGCCTTCGGTGTGGGGGGCATTCCGGAACAGATCGTCTCCGGCGAGACGGGCATCGTCGTCGCGCCGGGGCAGTGGGAGGCCATGGAGTCCGCCGTGGTGCGGGTGCTTCGCGATCCCGGCCTTGGTCGGCGGATGGGGCGCGAGGCCTTCGAGCGGGGGCGGATGCGTTTTTCCCGCGAGCGAATGGTGGCCGACCACCTCAGGCTTTATCGCCGCCTGTCCCAACGGGAGCGAGAGCTTCGCGGATAA
- a CDS encoding glycosyltransferase family 4 protein: MGRSVANAAFLRALLRADPFDEYHFLLRDRALANGVRARLADEFPELARGGRLVFRERAELPAAMADTPFHCMHLSDCINHPAHLAALRNALSPRIFPITGPTHSLSYRRFSTDFLAQLWPGSTRRDCVIATSTTAVEVVRGFHDYLSEGYGIAPECRPRVERIPLGVDTDVYRPATQEERRAARESLGLADGQLAVLLFSRLSHHSKMDPLPVLRAFQRLGREGFDLSRVVLCLAGWDDGDGAAFGATLAELARNVGLGWRLEVGPDESRKRELFWACDVFLSPVDNPQETFGLTMLEAGAMGCAVVASDYDGYRDLVVHGETGLLVPTLGPRTTDGVDRMAPLVFDADYHLLLAQETVVDVPRMAQALRTLFDDPALRGRLGENARRRVEAEFSWRSVVERHVELWDALWNEPVDEAALRGRRHPMQLPYARVFGGYPTGVLDDALRVTWSAAGRALYRGQEFVSFYEGMESRLSPERLRRVVFFARKPIACARLAAKLAEAESMPPEDAEFCILWALKNDFLERCDER, from the coding sequence ATGGGGCGCAGCGTGGCCAACGCCGCGTTTCTGCGTGCGCTTCTGCGGGCCGATCCTTTTGACGAATACCATTTCCTGCTGCGTGACCGGGCGCTGGCCAACGGCGTGCGCGCCCGGCTGGCCGACGAGTTCCCCGAACTCGCACGGGGCGGGCGGCTCGTCTTTCGCGAAAGGGCTGAACTGCCCGCCGCCATGGCCGATACGCCTTTCCACTGCATGCACCTTTCGGATTGCATCAATCATCCGGCGCATCTGGCCGCGCTGCGCAACGCCTTGAGTCCGCGCATCTTCCCCATAACCGGCCCCACCCATTCCTTGAGCTATCGCCGTTTCTCCACGGATTTCCTCGCCCAGCTCTGGCCCGGATCGACCCGGCGCGACTGTGTCATCGCCACGTCGACCACGGCCGTGGAGGTGGTGCGCGGATTTCATGATTACCTTTCGGAGGGCTACGGCATCGCGCCGGAGTGCAGGCCCCGCGTGGAGCGCATTCCCCTTGGCGTGGATACGGACGTCTACCGTCCCGCAACGCAGGAGGAACGCCGTGCGGCGCGCGAGAGCCTCGGGCTGGCCGATGGGCAGTTGGCGGTGCTGCTTTTTTCCCGGCTGTCGCACCATTCCAAGATGGACCCGCTGCCCGTGCTGCGGGCATTCCAGCGTCTCGGGCGCGAGGGCTTCGACCTGTCACGCGTGGTTTTGTGCCTTGCGGGGTGGGACGATGGCGATGGCGCGGCCTTCGGCGCGACGCTGGCCGAACTGGCGCGCAATGTCGGCCTAGGCTGGCGGCTGGAGGTGGGGCCGGACGAATCCCGCAAGCGTGAACTTTTCTGGGCCTGCGACGTGTTCCTGTCGCCGGTGGACAATCCGCAGGAGACCTTCGGACTGACGATGCTGGAGGCCGGGGCCATGGGCTGCGCTGTGGTCGCCTCGGACTACGACGGATATCGTGATCTCGTCGTGCACGGTGAGACGGGGCTCCTTGTGCCGACCCTCGGTCCCCGGACGACGGACGGCGTGGACCGCATGGCCCCGCTGGTCTTCGACGCGGACTATCATTTGCTGCTGGCGCAGGAGACGGTGGTGGACGTGCCGCGAATGGCGCAGGCGCTACGCACGCTCTTCGACGATCCCGCACTGCGCGGACGTCTTGGCGAGAATGCGCGGCGGCGGGTGGAAGCCGAATTCTCGTGGCGGTCTGTCGTGGAGCGACACGTCGAGCTGTGGGACGCCCTGTGGAACGAGCCGGTGGACGAGGCCGCCTTACGCGGGCGTCGCCATCCGATGCAGTTGCCCTATGCGAGGGTTTTCGGCGGGTATCCGACGGGCGTCCTCGATGACGCCTTGCGCGTGACGTGGTCGGCCGCCGGGCGCGCCCTGTATCGTGGGCAGGAATTCGTCTCCTTCTATGAAGGAATGGAAAGCCGTCTGTCTCCCGAGAGGCTACGCCGGGTCGTGTTTTTCGCGCGAAAGCCCATCGCCTGCGCGCGGCTTGCCGCCAAGCTCGCCGAGGCGGAGTCCATGCCCCCCGAAGATGCCGAGTTTTGCATCCTGTGGGCGCTCAAGAACGATTTTCTGGAGCGCTGTGATGAGCGGTGA
- a CDS encoding glycosyltransferase family A protein — MKDISISIIVPNYNYGRFLPRLFTSLCAQSRGLSDVEVIVIDDGSTDDSVAVANELGATLGAAEFRVVRMRHSGRPGTVRNVGLARACGRFMLCLDPDDEVAPQYLGATLAALEGCPQAGMAVTDYELAEGDDVRVIRVPEFDPDILRTQNPYPSVMLFRREVYERCGGYRDDTAYEDWELWVRAASAGFRVVRVERTLFRYNFHAGNYSQTARRDDARAKAALVLANRRFFDAQVVAWARGVERGEPWAVGFGRGLIPRAEDVRTLRGIAERVAGEMAAKHREGEVIPPVTP; from the coding sequence GTGAAGGACATTTCCATATCGATCATAGTGCCGAACTACAATTATGGCCGCTTTCTGCCGAGGCTGTTTACCTCGCTGTGCGCGCAGAGCCGTGGGCTGTCGGACGTGGAGGTCATCGTCATCGACGACGGGAGCACCGACGATTCCGTGGCGGTCGCAAATGAATTGGGTGCGACGCTTGGCGCGGCGGAGTTCCGCGTGGTGCGCATGCGCCATTCGGGGCGTCCGGGCACCGTGCGCAACGTGGGGCTGGCCCGCGCATGCGGGCGATTTATGCTGTGTCTCGACCCCGACGACGAGGTGGCTCCGCAGTATCTGGGGGCCACCCTTGCCGCTTTGGAGGGCTGTCCGCAGGCGGGTATGGCCGTCACGGACTACGAATTGGCCGAGGGGGACGACGTGCGCGTCATCCGCGTGCCGGAGTTCGATCCGGACATTCTGCGCACACAGAATCCCTATCCATCAGTCATGCTTTTCCGGCGGGAGGTGTACGAGCGTTGCGGCGGCTACCGTGACGACACCGCCTACGAGGACTGGGAACTGTGGGTGCGCGCCGCGTCCGCCGGATTTCGTGTAGTGCGCGTGGAGCGAACTTTGTTTCGCTATAATTTCCATGCGGGGAACTATTCCCAGACGGCGCGCAGGGACGATGCGCGGGCCAAGGCCGCGCTGGTGCTGGCCAACCGTCGGTTCTTCGATGCGCAGGTCGTGGCGTGGGCGCGGGGTGTCGAGCGGGGCGAGCCGTGGGCCGTGGGCTTCGGGCGTGGGCTTATCCCGCGCGCCGAAGATGTGCGGACCCTGCGTGGCATCGCCGAGCGGGTCGCCGGGGAGATGGCCGCAAAACACCGGGAAGGCGAGGTGATCCCACCTGTTACGCCATGA
- a CDS encoding GGDEF domain-containing protein: protein MQNMTSRTLLWGFGLNDIDRKKIETASGSGYELRNWTPDALPQAGDVERDEPLVLWIPIASWDALDTTRREEILGWDSVQKVLLQNGTGSDVSPEAYVDMGFLSVLGAPLRPAAISDALLKAIEVRNLYDDIMRMTREISLEREILARKNDYLLFLNRVMARAVESLNPATIITQARQDLNMLFPVSAAQCIFWHETGRESVEAELFLAFHEHSDIQEAWVELLLKTAAKLSTAHVDSYQLTFLLDAAATDDGVDLSPRPGQVILLPLKAGGRDFGCLALLTPEQVRLGREQRDVLHSAANHLGLALKNALLYREVKIRADHDGLTRIYNRQYFDERLVDELKRARRYSQDISLLLLDIDHFKAVNDTYGHQAGDAVLKDVGALLLETLRSTDFPARYGGEEFAVILPHTCETKAWNLAERLRQKIARMLFAADGKNFTITTSIGVASIPPGAFKKNVDILRQADRALYLAKASGRNMVCTSLGCEDDADQPREANS from the coding sequence ATGCAGAACATGACAAGCCGCACGCTCCTCTGGGGATTCGGCCTCAACGACATAGACCGCAAAAAGATCGAAACCGCCTCCGGTTCGGGCTACGAGCTGCGCAACTGGACGCCGGACGCACTGCCCCAAGCGGGCGACGTGGAGCGGGACGAGCCGCTCGTCCTGTGGATTCCCATAGCCTCGTGGGACGCGCTCGACACGACCCGCCGCGAGGAAATCCTCGGGTGGGACAGCGTCCAGAAGGTGCTTCTGCAAAACGGTACGGGCAGCGACGTATCCCCGGAAGCCTATGTAGATATGGGCTTTCTGTCGGTTCTCGGCGCTCCGCTGCGGCCTGCCGCCATCAGCGATGCCCTGCTCAAGGCCATCGAGGTGCGCAATCTCTATGACGACATCATGCGCATGACACGCGAGATTTCCCTCGAACGGGAAATCCTTGCCCGCAAGAACGACTACCTGCTGTTCCTCAACCGGGTCATGGCGAGAGCCGTCGAAAGCCTCAACCCCGCGACGATCATCACGCAGGCCCGGCAGGACCTGAACATGCTCTTCCCGGTGAGCGCCGCGCAGTGTATCTTCTGGCACGAAACGGGCCGCGAGAGCGTGGAAGCCGAACTCTTCCTCGCCTTCCACGAGCACAGCGACATTCAGGAGGCGTGGGTGGAACTGCTGCTCAAGACGGCGGCGAAGCTCTCGACCGCGCATGTGGACAGCTATCAGCTCACCTTCCTGCTCGATGCCGCCGCGACCGATGACGGCGTGGACCTCTCGCCGCGTCCGGGGCAGGTCATCCTGCTGCCGCTCAAGGCTGGCGGGCGGGACTTCGGCTGTCTTGCGCTACTCACGCCGGAGCAGGTGCGCCTTGGCCGCGAGCAGCGCGACGTGCTCCATTCCGCCGCGAACCACCTCGGCCTCGCCCTGAAGAACGCCCTGCTCTACCGCGAGGTCAAGATCCGCGCCGACCACGACGGCCTGACGCGCATCTACAACCGCCAATACTTCGACGAGCGTCTGGTGGACGAACTCAAGCGCGCACGCCGCTACTCGCAGGACATTTCGCTGCTGCTGCTCGACATCGACCACTTCAAGGCCGTCAACGACACCTACGGCCATCAGGCGGGAGACGCCGTACTCAAGGACGTGGGCGCACTGCTGCTCGAAACCCTTCGCTCCACGGACTTTCCCGCCCGCTACGGCGGAGAGGAGTTCGCGGTGATTCTGCCCCACACCTGCGAGACGAAGGCATGGAATCTCGCCGAGCGTCTGCGTCAGAAAATCGCCAGAATGCTCTTCGCCGCAGACGGAAAAAACTTCACCATCACGACGAGCATCGGCGTGGCATCCATTCCGCCGGGCGCATTCAAGAAGAATGTGGACATCCTGCGGCAGGCGGACCGCGCGCTCTACCTCGCCAAGGCCTCGGGGCGTAACATGGTCTGCACCTCGCTCGGCTGCGAGGACGACGCGGACCAGCCACGCGAAGCGAATTCCTAA
- a CDS encoding queuosine precursor transporter has translation MNEILWLCFAVVDLSLVVVLFRLFGRSGLYALIVFNLILCNLQVIKTVELFGLTTTLGNILYASVYLSTDLLSEFYGKNEAKRGVLLGFVALVMMTVYMQIALKFVPTPEDFAQPHLEAIFGFMPRIALASMAAYLISQTHDVWAFHRLKERTNGRHLWLRNNVSTMVSQMLDSAVFCFVAFWGVFEGPVLAEIFLTTYLFKAFVAALDTPFIYLARKVGTQDEQFA, from the coding sequence ATGAACGAAATCCTTTGGCTTTGCTTTGCCGTGGTGGACCTTTCGCTCGTCGTGGTCCTCTTTCGGCTCTTCGGTCGATCCGGACTCTACGCCCTGATCGTTTTCAACCTCATCCTGTGCAACCTCCAGGTCATCAAGACGGTCGAACTCTTCGGCCTGACGACCACTCTGGGGAACATCCTCTACGCCAGCGTCTACCTCTCCACGGACCTGTTGAGCGAATTCTACGGCAAGAACGAAGCCAAGCGCGGTGTTCTGCTCGGATTCGTGGCGCTCGTGATGATGACGGTATACATGCAGATCGCGCTGAAGTTCGTCCCCACTCCGGAGGACTTCGCCCAGCCGCACCTTGAGGCGATATTCGGCTTCATGCCCCGCATCGCCCTTGCCAGCATGGCCGCGTACCTCATTTCGCAGACGCACGACGTGTGGGCCTTCCACCGTCTGAAGGAACGCACCAACGGCCGCCACCTGTGGCTGCGCAACAACGTGAGCACGATGGTCAGCCAGATGCTCGACTCCGCCGTGTTCTGCTTCGTGGCCTTCTGGGGTGTCTTCGAGGGACCGGTCCTCGCCGAGATTTTCCTCACCACATACCTGTTCAAGGCCTTCGTGGCAGCGCTCGACACGCCGTTCATCTACCTCGCCCGCAAGGTCGGCACACAGGACGAACAGTTCGCCTAG